One Fundidesulfovibrio terrae genomic window carries:
- a CDS encoding CobD/CbiB family cobalamin biosynthesis protein — protein MDSTLFLPAAAFALDMALGDPHHWPHPVRLIGRALERLERLVQPSPPDRDKGVPGSPDAPGRKSGATPAAKRVFGALVAALLGLGVYALVAWLGRISSVGWIFSLYLAYAGLALGQLTRETRAVAALIGSGRLDEARAALAFLVSRDTSVLDEAGLWRTLAETASENFCDAFVAPMFFLCLGGPPLLWLYKTVSTMDSMWGYKTPRFADLGWAGARADDVLAYIPARLSACLLIAAGFLMGLPAGKAWASFRPDARKMASPNAGWPMAAAAWLCGASMGGTAVYFGRTVEKPKLGPQYVSWDILLFRTLTRLIFISGFGMVLLSELLLVALCTVFS, from the coding sequence ATGGACTCCACTCTTTTTCTCCCGGCGGCGGCCTTCGCCCTGGACATGGCCCTGGGCGATCCGCACCACTGGCCGCATCCTGTGCGCCTCATCGGCCGGGCGCTCGAGCGCCTGGAACGCCTCGTGCAACCCTCGCCCCCGGATCGGGACAAGGGCGTCCCGGGTTCCCCGGATGCTCCTGGGCGGAAGTCCGGCGCGACACCTGCCGCCAAGCGCGTCTTCGGCGCCCTGGTTGCGGCGCTCCTGGGACTCGGCGTTTACGCCCTGGTGGCCTGGCTTGGGCGCATTTCCTCCGTGGGCTGGATATTCTCACTGTATCTCGCTTACGCAGGCCTGGCCCTGGGGCAGCTGACGCGCGAAACCCGCGCCGTGGCCGCGCTCATCGGGTCCGGTCGTCTGGATGAGGCAAGGGCCGCGCTGGCTTTCCTGGTCAGCCGCGACACTTCGGTCCTGGACGAAGCGGGGCTGTGGCGCACCCTGGCCGAGACGGCCAGCGAGAATTTCTGCGACGCCTTCGTTGCGCCCATGTTCTTTCTCTGCCTGGGCGGACCGCCTCTCTTGTGGCTCTATAAAACCGTCAGCACCATGGATTCCATGTGGGGGTACAAGACGCCGCGCTTCGCCGACCTGGGCTGGGCCGGGGCGCGCGCCGACGACGTGCTGGCGTATATCCCGGCCCGGTTGTCCGCGTGTCTGCTGATCGCGGCGGGATTCCTCATGGGGCTGCCCGCCGGGAAGGCCTGGGCCTCATTCAGACCCGACGCCCGGAAAATGGCCAGTCCCAACGCGGGCTGGCCCATGGCCGCGGCCGCCTGGCTGTGCGGCGCCTCCATGGGCGGGACGGCGGTCTACTTCGGACGGACTGTTGAAAAGCCGAAGCTTGGCCCTCAATATGTCTCGTGGGACATATTGCTATTCAGAACTCTTACGCGGCTTATCTTTATCTCCGGTTTTGGTATGGTTTTACTGTCTGAATTACTGTTAGTGGCCCTCTGTACCGTCTTTTCGTGA
- a CDS encoding cold-shock protein yields MSLEGTVKWFSDKKGYGFITRDGEEDIFVHYSSIQGEGFRTLREGEKVVFEVVTGERGMKATNVVKSA; encoded by the coding sequence ATGTCACTGGAAGGTACTGTCAAATGGTTCAGTGATAAGAAGGGCTACGGGTTCATCACCCGTGATGGCGAAGAAGACATCTTCGTTCACTATTCATCCATTCAAGGCGAGGGTTTCCGTACGCTTCGCGAAGGCGAGAAGGTCGTCTTCGAGGTCGTCACCGGCGAGCGTGGCATGAAGGCCACCAACGTCGTGAAATCCGCCTAA
- a CDS encoding LysR substrate-binding domain-containing protein — MNLKRFECFVAVAEELHFGRAAMRLNMSQPPLSQQIRALEDELGVRLFERGTRSVSLTPGGLAFLPEARKVLEGARRAAEAARRAQAGESGTLAVGFVNPAMDGFLARAVREFRRQRPGVELALREMASSAQLAAVRAGTIHCGFVRHGWLDFDGLETILVRRERYVLAVPEDHALARRRRVPLARLDGVELILFPRALQPRLHDAMIAALAGAGASPRIVQEAVSKHTALSLTAAGLGVALVPESAAAWQRQGVRFVATTGGLPVVELAAVLPLAAHPAAALLAAIAAGNSPPEARR; from the coding sequence ATGAACCTCAAACGCTTCGAATGCTTCGTCGCCGTGGCCGAAGAACTGCACTTCGGCCGCGCTGCCATGCGCCTGAACATGTCCCAACCGCCTTTGAGCCAGCAGATACGCGCCCTTGAGGACGAGCTTGGCGTGCGCCTCTTCGAGCGCGGCACGCGCTCCGTGAGCCTGACTCCCGGCGGCTTGGCGTTTCTTCCCGAGGCCCGCAAGGTTCTCGAGGGCGCCCGGCGAGCCGCCGAGGCAGCCCGGCGCGCCCAGGCAGGAGAGAGCGGGACGCTTGCGGTGGGCTTCGTGAATCCGGCCATGGACGGCTTCCTGGCTAGGGCCGTGCGCGAGTTCCGGCGGCAGCGACCGGGCGTGGAGCTCGCTCTCAGAGAGATGGCCAGCAGCGCCCAGTTGGCCGCCGTCCGGGCCGGGACGATCCACTGCGGCTTCGTGCGGCACGGCTGGCTTGATTTCGACGGGCTTGAAACCATCCTCGTGCGTCGGGAACGATACGTGCTGGCCGTTCCCGAGGACCACGCCCTGGCGCGGCGCAGGCGCGTTCCCCTGGCGCGCCTGGACGGGGTGGAGCTCATCCTGTTTCCGCGCGCCTTGCAGCCCCGGCTCCACGACGCCATGATCGCGGCCTTGGCCGGTGCCGGGGCGAGCCCGCGCATCGTGCAGGAGGCGGTCTCCAAGCACACGGCGCTGTCGCTTACGGCGGCGGGCCTGGGCGTCGCGCTGGTGCCGGAGTCGGCAGCGGCCTGGCAACGGCAGGGGGTGCGCTTCGTTGCGACGACGGGCGGGCTGCCGGTGGTGGAACTGGCGGCGGTGCTCCCCCTCGCGGCGCACCCGGCGGCCGCGCTCCTGGCGGCCATTGCCGCTGGGAACAGCCCGCCGGAAGCGCGGCGGTAA
- a CDS encoding carboxymuconolactone decarboxylase family protein, whose protein sequence is MDTDVFERGWKLLDSMAPGQPAALNEALAGLAPDVAQYVIAFGYGEVLSRPGLDLKSRQTATVAALASMGTAPEQLGFHIGAALNVGVTPREIVEVLSLVAVFAGFPAALNALGAARKVFDGRGITLEPVKAYPEGQDRRERGLAALESTSRGAGRAVLESLADIAPDMAGFILDFSYGDVIARDILTPKAKEIVMIASATARGTMRPQLKVHVAAGLQVGLTREEIVEILIQMAVYAGFPAALNGLFAAREVFEER, encoded by the coding sequence ATGGATACCGACGTGTTCGAAAGAGGCTGGAAGCTGCTGGACTCCATGGCCCCGGGCCAGCCCGCCGCCCTGAACGAGGCGCTCGCCGGGCTTGCGCCGGACGTGGCCCAGTACGTCATCGCCTTCGGCTACGGCGAGGTGCTCTCCCGGCCGGGGCTGGACCTGAAGTCGCGCCAGACCGCCACCGTGGCCGCCCTGGCATCCATGGGCACGGCCCCGGAGCAGCTGGGCTTCCACATCGGGGCGGCCCTCAACGTGGGCGTTACGCCCCGTGAGATCGTGGAGGTGCTCTCTCTGGTGGCCGTGTTCGCGGGCTTTCCGGCCGCGCTGAACGCCCTGGGCGCAGCCCGGAAGGTCTTCGACGGCCGCGGGATCACCCTGGAGCCCGTGAAGGCGTATCCCGAGGGCCAGGACCGGCGCGAACGCGGCCTTGCCGCGCTGGAGTCAACCAGCCGGGGAGCGGGAAGGGCGGTGCTGGAGTCGCTTGCGGACATCGCGCCGGACATGGCCGGGTTCATCCTGGATTTCAGCTACGGCGACGTGATCGCCAGGGACATCCTGACGCCGAAGGCCAAGGAGATCGTGATGATCGCTTCGGCGACCGCGCGGGGGACCATGCGCCCGCAGCTCAAGGTGCATGTGGCCGCCGGTCTCCAGGTGGGGCTGACGCGGGAAGAGATCGTGGAGATTCTCATTCAGATGGCCGTGTACGCGGGTTTTCCGGCCGCGCTGAACGGACTCTTCGCCGCGCGCGAGGTGTTCGAGGAGCGCTGA
- the proC gene encoding pyrroline-5-carboxylate reductase, giving the protein MGATISFIGTGNMGAALIKGLARMDGVKLAGFDLDRDKLNVLCVECSLTAVSSIHEAVAMADYVVMCVKPQQMKAVLADVHPALAPGKCLISIAAGVSQAQLAEWTGHVCPVVRVMPNTPALVAKGVSAVCLDDPHLSQEQKGMVQDIFSSIGSVHVLEEKGFDAFTAVAGSGPAYVFYFMEAVIEAAVHAGLPRPQATKIVEDLFEGSLALAKQSLTHVSLLREMVTSPAGTTIAALTHMDRQAVRASIIDAVLAAKKRSEELGN; this is encoded by the coding sequence ATGGGCGCGACCATCTCCTTCATCGGCACGGGCAACATGGGCGCGGCCCTGATCAAAGGGCTCGCCCGCATGGACGGCGTGAAACTGGCCGGATTCGACCTGGACCGCGACAAGCTCAACGTCTTGTGCGTTGAGTGCTCGCTCACGGCCGTTTCGTCCATCCACGAGGCCGTGGCCATGGCCGACTACGTGGTCATGTGCGTCAAGCCCCAGCAGATGAAGGCGGTGCTCGCCGATGTCCATCCGGCGCTCGCGCCGGGCAAGTGCCTGATATCCATCGCGGCCGGGGTCTCGCAGGCCCAGCTGGCCGAATGGACCGGCCACGTCTGCCCGGTGGTCCGGGTCATGCCCAACACCCCGGCCCTGGTGGCCAAGGGCGTCTCGGCCGTGTGCCTGGACGACCCGCACCTGAGCCAGGAGCAGAAGGGCATGGTCCAGGACATCTTCTCGAGCATCGGCAGCGTCCACGTGCTCGAGGAAAAGGGTTTCGACGCCTTCACCGCCGTGGCGGGCAGCGGCCCGGCCTACGTCTTCTACTTCATGGAAGCCGTGATCGAGGCCGCCGTGCACGCCGGGCTCCCCAGGCCCCAGGCCACCAAGATCGTGGAGGACCTCTTCGAGGGGTCTCTCGCCCTGGCCAAGCAGAGCCTGACCCACGTGAGCCTGCTGCGCGAAATGGTGACCTCCCCCGCCGGGACCACCATCGCCGCCCTGACCCACATGGACCGCCAGGCCGTGCGGGCATCGATCATCGACGCGGTGCTCGCCGCCAAGAAGCGCAGCGAGGAACTGGGCAACTGA
- the ndk gene encoding nucleoside-diphosphate kinase: MELTLCLIKPDAVKRNLVGGILFMIEKAGLTPVAMKMLKLDQRLAEGFYHVHKERPFFGELTEYMASGPIVAIVLAGDNAIKRYRELMGATDPAQAADGTIRKVYAVSKQENSVHGSDAPETAAFEISYFFNATELVG; the protein is encoded by the coding sequence ATGGAACTCACCCTCTGCCTTATCAAGCCCGATGCCGTGAAACGCAACCTTGTCGGCGGCATCCTCTTCATGATCGAGAAGGCGGGCCTCACGCCCGTGGCCATGAAGATGCTCAAGCTTGACCAGCGCCTTGCCGAAGGCTTCTACCACGTCCACAAGGAACGCCCCTTCTTCGGCGAGCTGACCGAATACATGGCCTCCGGCCCCATCGTGGCCATCGTGCTTGCCGGCGACAACGCCATCAAGCGCTACCGCGAGCTCATGGGCGCCACCGACCCCGCCCAGGCCGCCGACGGCACCATCCGCAAGGTGTACGCCGTCTCCAAGCAGGAGAACTCCGTGCACGGTTCCGACGCCCCCGAAACCGCCGCCTTCGAGATCTCCTACTTCTTCAACGCCACCGAACTGGTAGGATAA
- a CDS encoding ABC transporter ATP-binding protein → MLTLSGITKRFHKGSINEVLALDGVDLDIRKGDFITVIGSNGAGKSTTLNCIAGCFMPDKGSITLNSETITTWPEYKRARFIGRVFQDPLMGSAASLSIEENMALADRRGKVRGLSAGVKAKDRERYRELLSRIGLGLENRLKDKVGLLSGGQRQSLTMIMATMVRPEILLLDEHTAALDPKTAGHVLELTDKLVESEKLTTLMVTHNMNHALKLGNRLIMMHQGRVILDIDGEKKSRFNVEDLLERFFTLKGEAFSSDKMLLV, encoded by the coding sequence ATGCTCACTCTCTCCGGAATCACCAAGCGCTTCCACAAGGGCAGCATCAACGAGGTCCTGGCCCTGGACGGAGTCGACCTGGACATCCGCAAGGGCGACTTCATCACCGTGATCGGCTCCAACGGCGCGGGCAAGTCCACGACGCTCAACTGCATCGCGGGCTGCTTCATGCCGGACAAGGGCTCCATCACCCTAAACAGCGAGACCATCACCACCTGGCCCGAATACAAGCGCGCCCGCTTCATCGGCCGCGTCTTCCAGGACCCGCTCATGGGCTCGGCCGCCTCGCTCTCCATCGAGGAGAACATGGCCCTGGCCGACCGCCGGGGCAAGGTGCGCGGGCTCTCCGCCGGGGTGAAGGCGAAAGACCGCGAGCGCTACCGCGAGCTGCTCTCGCGCATCGGCCTGGGCCTTGAGAACCGCCTCAAGGACAAGGTGGGGCTCCTCTCGGGCGGGCAGCGCCAGTCCCTGACCATGATCATGGCCACCATGGTGCGCCCCGAAATTCTTCTTCTGGACGAGCACACCGCCGCCCTGGACCCCAAAACGGCCGGGCACGTGCTGGAGCTCACCGACAAGCTGGTGGAATCGGAGAAGCTGACCACGCTCATGGTCACGCACAACATGAACCACGCCCTCAAGCTGGGCAACCGCCTGATCATGATGCACCAGGGCCGCGTGATCCTGGACATCGACGGCGAGAAGAAAAGCCGGTTCAACGTGGAGGATTTGCTGGAGCGCTTCTTCACCCTCAAGGGCGAAGCGTTTTCCTCGGATAAGATGCTCCTGGTGTAA